One Sodalinema gerasimenkoae IPPAS B-353 DNA segment encodes these proteins:
- the dcd gene encoding dCTP deaminase has translation MIKNDTWIAQMAEQGMISPFEPQQVRRVGDVPVISYGLSSFGYDIRLSPAEFRIFRHIPGTVVDPKNFNPDNLEPTRLCEDANGSYFILPAHSYGLGVALERLDIPSTITVICIGKSTYARAGIIANLTPAEAAWKGHLTLEFSNSSSADCRLYANEGIVQLLFLEGEPCSVSYQDRQGKYQDQDERVTLARV, from the coding sequence GTGATTAAAAACGACACCTGGATCGCCCAAATGGCTGAACAGGGTATGATTTCCCCCTTCGAGCCTCAACAAGTCCGCCGGGTTGGTGATGTTCCGGTGATTTCCTACGGCTTAAGCAGTTTTGGCTATGACATTCGCCTCTCTCCGGCGGAGTTTCGGATTTTCCGGCATATCCCGGGAACGGTGGTCGATCCCAAAAACTTTAATCCTGACAACTTGGAACCCACTCGTCTCTGTGAAGATGCCAATGGGTCCTATTTCATTCTTCCGGCCCATTCCTACGGCCTAGGGGTTGCCCTAGAACGTCTCGATATCCCCAGTACAATCACGGTTATTTGTATTGGTAAAAGCACCTATGCAAGAGCGGGGATTATCGCCAATTTAACCCCTGCCGAAGCCGCATGGAAAGGACATTTGACCCTAGAGTTTTCCAACTCCTCTAGTGCTGATTGTCGTCTCTATGCCAATGAGGGGATTGTGCAACTCCTGTTCCTAGAAGGAGAACCCTGTTCCGTGAGTTATCAGGATCGCCAGGGGAAATATCAAGACCAAGATGAACGGGTGACCTTAGCTCGGGTTTAG
- a CDS encoding adenylate kinase family protein — protein MHCLVEERLFVRLVILGGPGAGKGTQGKLLCDNLGIPWIATGEIFRRAIAADTPLGNQAKPYVEQGELVPDAIAIEFIRDRLSQADATRGWLLDGYPRTAFQAEELDFLLQDMGQRLDWAIWLDAPVEVLMQRSLARSRDDDEPQIIRRRIDLFHQRTIPITGYYKPQDKLLRVDADRPPEVIQEDLLAQLKAPQP, from the coding sequence ATGCACTGTTTAGTCGAGGAGAGACTGTTTGTGAGACTGGTGATTCTAGGAGGGCCCGGAGCTGGAAAAGGAACTCAAGGCAAGTTACTCTGTGACAACTTGGGTATCCCCTGGATTGCCACGGGGGAGATTTTCCGCCGAGCGATCGCCGCTGATACTCCCTTGGGAAATCAGGCTAAACCCTATGTGGAACAGGGGGAGTTAGTTCCTGATGCCATCGCTATCGAGTTTATCCGCGATCGCCTCAGTCAAGCGGATGCAACCCGGGGATGGCTCTTAGATGGCTATCCTCGCACGGCGTTTCAGGCCGAGGAGTTAGATTTTCTGCTTCAGGATATGGGACAACGCCTGGATTGGGCAATTTGGCTCGATGCACCCGTAGAAGTTCTCATGCAACGCTCCTTAGCGCGATCGCGGGATGATGATGAACCCCAGATTATCCGACGACGGATTGATCTGTTCCATCAACGCACCATCCCCATCACCGGCTATTACAAACCCCAGGATAAACTGCTACGGGTAGACGCCGATCGCCCCCCGGAGGTCATCCAGGAGGACTTACTGGCGCAATTAAAGGCCCCGCAACCCTAG
- a CDS encoding diguanylate cyclase, whose product MNPSDSTGYGDETPFLDPFCPPSHSDSSSWQTWQHRLETAILRLRRSLILSELLQQTVDEVHQLLFDDCKDSYVYICSANPEQQFQILAKSGSFPGDAIVQPGLEIMGLDQFWDEPICPSEHFFILDNLLSSTTTAAGSELESPLGKPLGIPLVVSNRLWGVLMIQQGSCDRPWQSFERDGLELLGSHISQAISHSLQWESRGTAETDDDPMTGPEAIARQKRELEEILNAQKIRETIEEQSAILRSFYNSCPLWMGVEEVVDGDINMISYNQASLSVLFEEINPSPELRKLMDLTDIRPSAEIVELWLNRYHQAQVEQRPIQFEYHYSSATKTYWFLATVSYLGPSCYPYPRFSYVVEDISDRKHNELELKHVKEQLELVIEAASEGFWEVDYRSGEYYYSSQWKAMLGYQEHELDNSEATWHKVICPEELAEVSQLLEDYRTGKINEFLKTIRFIHKDGSIRYIYARAIAVKDSGNQVVRIVGSNLDITNLKQTEIALQESKENYRKIVENSQEGIWVIDDENKTIFANSRLEEMLGYSMEKLRGTSFLEFMEDEDKPDAIEHLRRRKQGIRENHIAKLRRKDGSIIWVMVSVATNTDAQGHPCGAIGLLTDMTQIVQSQEALELSQMQLKGVLDTSLDGIMAFRSIRDAQGKILDFEWLFSNPSACELVGRPQDNFIGRQLLVEMPGNFEEGLFNDYVKVVESGIPYTKQFYYNHEGIDAWFDVIAVKLGDGFTVTFRDITELKQSQHQLHNLNQQLAARLQDLEERNQDMKLLNEISDFLQACLTVEEACLAIGGFIRPLFPDCSGAIYMLNNSRNQVKAVATWGEELESLMQFHPQDCWALRRGTVHSISSRSHGLKCNHIDSSCTEISAVCIPMIAQGEPLGLLYINGNQGKTISGTSQELVRTVAEQVSMAIANLKLRETLQQQSIRDPLTGLFNRRYLDEFFDQEIQRAQRNHHPIGVMMLDIDHFKQFNDTYGHDAGDFVLQQVGQLLARNVRGSDIACRYGGEEMTLLLPESSLGVTTRRAEQICRSIRDLRLTYQGQPLPSVTSSLGVASFPEQGLTRGALLRAADKALYRAKAGGRNQVVVG is encoded by the coding sequence ATGAATCCTTCAGACTCAACAGGTTATGGGGATGAGACTCCATTTCTCGATCCATTCTGCCCTCCTAGCCACTCCGATAGTTCCTCTTGGCAAACCTGGCAGCATCGTTTAGAAACTGCCATTCTACGACTACGGCGTTCCTTAATCCTTTCTGAGCTGTTACAACAGACGGTTGATGAAGTTCATCAATTGCTCTTTGATGACTGCAAGGATAGCTATGTCTATATTTGTTCAGCCAATCCTGAACAGCAGTTTCAAATCTTGGCCAAGTCTGGGTCGTTCCCAGGGGACGCGATCGTCCAACCTGGTTTAGAAATAATGGGACTTGATCAATTCTGGGATGAGCCGATATGTCCCTCAGAGCATTTCTTCATCTTAGACAACCTTCTCAGTTCCACAACCACAGCGGCTGGTTCTGAGTTGGAGAGTCCGCTGGGTAAGCCTTTAGGTATCCCGCTGGTGGTCTCAAATCGGCTTTGGGGTGTTTTGATGATTCAACAGGGTTCGTGCGATCGCCCGTGGCAGTCCTTTGAGCGAGACGGCTTGGAATTACTCGGATCTCACATCAGTCAGGCCATTAGCCACTCCCTGCAATGGGAGTCTCGGGGAACTGCCGAAACTGACGACGACCCCATGACAGGCCCCGAGGCGATCGCCCGACAGAAACGGGAGTTAGAGGAGATCTTAAACGCCCAGAAAATCCGAGAAACTATTGAAGAACAATCGGCAATTTTACGTAGTTTCTATAATTCTTGTCCACTCTGGATGGGAGTGGAGGAAGTCGTTGATGGCGACATCAATATGATTTCCTATAATCAGGCCAGTCTTTCGGTTTTGTTTGAGGAAATCAATCCCAGTCCTGAGCTGAGAAAGCTGATGGATCTCACGGATATTCGTCCCTCCGCTGAGATTGTAGAACTTTGGTTGAATCGATATCATCAAGCTCAGGTTGAACAGCGCCCAATTCAGTTTGAATATCACTATTCCAGCGCCACAAAAACCTATTGGTTTCTGGCGACTGTCTCTTATTTAGGACCATCATGTTACCCATATCCTCGCTTTTCCTATGTTGTCGAGGATATCAGCGATCGCAAACACAATGAGTTAGAACTCAAGCACGTTAAAGAACAGCTAGAGCTGGTCATTGAGGCAGCATCAGAGGGATTCTGGGAAGTTGATTACCGCAGCGGTGAGTATTATTACTCATCTCAGTGGAAGGCCATGTTAGGCTATCAAGAGCATGAGCTAGACAATTCTGAGGCAACCTGGCACAAAGTAATTTGTCCTGAAGAGTTGGCTGAGGTCTCTCAACTGCTCGAAGACTATCGAACCGGTAAAATCAATGAATTCCTGAAGACCATCCGCTTTATCCATAAAGATGGCTCAATTCGTTATATTTATGCCCGGGCGATCGCCGTAAAAGACTCAGGGAATCAGGTTGTCCGGATTGTTGGTAGTAACCTGGATATCACCAACTTAAAGCAGACAGAAATTGCCCTACAAGAAAGCAAAGAAAATTACCGTAAAATCGTCGAAAATAGTCAGGAAGGAATTTGGGTGATTGATGATGAAAATAAAACAATCTTTGCCAATTCTCGCCTAGAAGAAATGTTAGGGTACTCCATGGAAAAGTTAAGAGGGACGTCCTTCTTAGAATTCATGGAGGATGAGGATAAGCCCGATGCAATTGAGCATTTACGACGACGAAAGCAGGGAATTCGGGAGAATCATATCGCAAAACTGCGGCGAAAAGATGGCTCAATCATTTGGGTCATGGTGTCTGTTGCTACCAATACTGATGCTCAGGGACATCCCTGTGGTGCGATTGGTCTACTAACGGATATGACACAAATTGTGCAATCCCAGGAGGCCTTAGAACTATCCCAGATGCAACTCAAGGGGGTTTTAGATACCTCCTTAGATGGAATTATGGCCTTTCGTTCCATTCGTGATGCCCAGGGAAAAATTCTCGATTTTGAATGGTTATTCAGTAATCCTAGCGCCTGCGAACTGGTGGGACGACCTCAAGACAACTTCATCGGCAGGCAGTTACTGGTCGAAATGCCCGGAAATTTCGAGGAAGGACTCTTTAATGACTACGTTAAAGTGGTTGAATCTGGGATACCGTACACCAAGCAATTTTACTATAACCATGAAGGAATTGATGCCTGGTTTGATGTCATTGCCGTCAAATTAGGAGATGGCTTTACCGTCACCTTTCGTGATATCACTGAACTGAAACAGTCTCAACATCAACTACACAACCTCAATCAACAACTCGCTGCGCGTTTGCAGGATTTAGAAGAACGCAACCAAGACATGAAACTCTTAAATGAGATTAGTGATTTTCTGCAAGCCTGTTTAACCGTTGAAGAAGCCTGCTTAGCCATTGGTGGCTTTATCAGACCCCTATTTCCAGATTGCTCGGGGGCCATTTATATGCTCAATAATTCGCGAAATCAGGTTAAGGCTGTCGCAACCTGGGGGGAAGAGTTGGAGTCTTTAATGCAGTTTCATCCTCAAGATTGTTGGGCATTACGACGGGGGACTGTTCATAGTATCAGTTCACGGAGTCATGGCTTGAAATGCAACCATATTGATAGCAGTTGTACTGAAATTTCAGCAGTCTGTATCCCCATGATTGCTCAGGGAGAACCCTTGGGACTGTTATATATCAATGGAAACCAAGGGAAGACCATATCTGGCACCAGTCAGGAATTAGTGCGAACCGTTGCTGAGCAAGTTTCCATGGCGATCGCCAACTTAAAACTCCGAGAAACCCTGCAACAGCAAAGTATTCGTGACCCCCTAACCGGATTGTTTAACCGACGCTACTTAGATGAGTTTTTTGACCAAGAAATTCAGCGGGCCCAACGCAACCATCATCCTATTGGGGTCATGATGTTAGATATCGACCACTTTAAACAGTTCAACGATACCTATGGCCACGATGCAGGAGACTTTGTCTTGCAACAAGTGGGTCAACTTCTCGCTCGTAATGTTCGCGGTTCCGATATCGCCTGTCGCTATGGGGGAGAAGAAATGACGCTTCTGCTACCCGAGTCATCATTGGGGGTAACAACTCGCCGAGCCGAGCAGATTTGTCGGTCGATTCGGGATCTCAGATTAACCTATCAGGGTCAGCCGTTGCCCTCCGTCACCTCATCCTTAGGCGTCGCCTCGTTCCCGGAACAGGGATTGACCCGAGGGGCTTTGTTACGGGCCGCCGACAAGGCCCTCTACCGAGCCAAAGCCGGAGGGCGAAATCAGGTGGTGGTGGGTTAG
- the argS gene encoding arginine--tRNA ligase, with protein sequence MSSILKQLQQQFSPALVAAFGEEFATTDPLLAPTNNPKFGDYQANLAMSLAKPLKQKPRDIAAKLIEALDVSQFCFPPEIAGPGFINLRLKPEFLESQLQQMQGSDRLGIAPTPNPETVVVDFSSPNIAKEMHVGHLRSTIIGDAIARVLEFQGHDVRRLNHVGDWGTQFGMLIAYLKEVYPNALTEADALEIGDLVSFYKQAKIRFDEDSLFQDTARNNVVKLQSGDAETRQAWKLLCDQSRREFQKIYDRLDVELNERGESFYNDQLPQVVQDLKDCGLLVEDQGAQCVFLEGYQNKEGKPQPLIIQKSNGGYNYATTDLAALRYRIQEDGATRIIYVVDAGQGTHFAQVFQVAQRAGWLPETVEAVHVPFGLVQGEDGKKLKTRAGETVRLKDLLDEAVNRARVDLQTRIETEERSETPEFIEQVAEGVGISSVKYADLSQNRTSNYVFSYDKMLSLQGNTAPYLLYAYVRVQGISRKGNIEFESLKDSQLTLSEETELALAKHLLSLSEILDEVAQELLPNRLCQYLFELSQKFNQFYDQCPVLQVEEPLRTSRLLLCDLSARTLKLGLSLLGITVLERM encoded by the coding sequence ATGTCTTCGATTCTCAAACAGCTTCAGCAGCAGTTCAGTCCGGCCCTCGTGGCCGCTTTCGGGGAGGAGTTCGCCACAACGGATCCCCTCCTGGCCCCGACGAATAACCCCAAGTTTGGCGATTATCAAGCCAACTTAGCCATGTCCCTGGCCAAACCTCTTAAGCAGAAACCTCGGGATATCGCCGCCAAACTCATTGAGGCCCTGGATGTCTCCCAATTCTGTTTCCCCCCAGAAATTGCGGGGCCGGGGTTTATTAACTTGCGACTGAAACCCGAGTTCCTAGAGTCTCAACTGCAACAGATGCAGGGGAGCGATCGCCTGGGAATCGCCCCTACCCCGAACCCGGAAACGGTGGTGGTGGACTTTTCCAGTCCCAATATCGCCAAGGAGATGCACGTAGGCCATCTGCGATCGACCATTATCGGGGATGCGATCGCCCGTGTCTTAGAATTTCAGGGTCATGATGTCCGCCGCCTCAACCATGTGGGCGACTGGGGAACCCAGTTTGGGATGTTAATCGCCTATCTCAAAGAAGTCTATCCCAATGCCCTAACTGAGGCAGATGCGTTAGAGATTGGCGATTTAGTGAGCTTCTACAAACAGGCGAAAATCCGCTTTGATGAGGATTCTCTGTTCCAAGACACCGCCCGCAACAACGTCGTGAAGCTGCAATCGGGGGATGCAGAAACCCGCCAAGCTTGGAAACTCCTCTGTGATCAATCCCGGCGGGAATTTCAGAAAATCTACGATCGCCTCGATGTAGAACTCAACGAACGGGGAGAATCCTTCTATAATGACCAACTCCCCCAAGTGGTCCAAGACCTCAAAGACTGTGGTCTACTGGTCGAAGATCAAGGGGCGCAATGTGTCTTCCTAGAAGGCTATCAGAACAAAGAAGGGAAGCCTCAACCCCTAATTATCCAAAAATCCAACGGGGGTTACAACTACGCTACCACCGACTTAGCAGCCCTGCGCTATCGGATTCAAGAGGATGGGGCCACGCGCATTATCTATGTGGTGGATGCGGGCCAAGGAACCCACTTCGCCCAAGTCTTCCAGGTAGCGCAACGGGCGGGATGGCTTCCTGAGACGGTAGAGGCGGTTCATGTTCCCTTTGGCTTAGTGCAAGGGGAAGATGGCAAAAAGCTCAAAACTCGGGCCGGGGAGACGGTTCGCCTCAAGGATTTACTCGATGAAGCGGTGAATCGGGCCCGAGTGGATTTACAGACGCGCATTGAGACGGAGGAACGCTCGGAAACCCCCGAGTTTATTGAACAGGTGGCTGAGGGGGTGGGGATTAGTTCGGTCAAATATGCCGATTTGAGCCAGAACCGCACCAGTAACTATGTGTTTAGTTACGACAAAATGTTATCCCTCCAGGGAAACACTGCCCCCTATTTGCTGTATGCCTACGTGCGGGTGCAGGGGATTAGCCGTAAGGGAAATATTGAGTTTGAGAGCTTAAAAGATAGTCAATTAACTCTCTCGGAGGAGACGGAACTGGCGCTGGCTAAACATCTGTTGAGCTTGTCGGAGATTCTGGATGAGGTGGCTCAGGAGTTACTGCCCAATCGCCTCTGTCAATATCTGTTTGAACTGAGTCAGAAATTCAATCAGTTCTATGACCAATGTCCGGTGTTACAAGTCGAAGAACCGTTACGAACTTCTCGTTTGCTGCTGTGTGATTTGAGTGCGCGAACCCTTAAATTGGGCTTGTCACTGTTGGGAATTACGGTGTTGGAACGGATGTAG